A window from Pseudomonas sp. MRSN 12121 encodes these proteins:
- a CDS encoding hydroxymethylpyrimidine/phosphomethylpyrimidine kinase, producing the protein MNIYSSRPVVLCLSGHDPSGGAGLQADIEALLAQGCHAAPAVTALTVQDTVNVSDFRVLDREWVLAQANAVLNDSTVAAVKLGMLGSLEMVDTVVELLQAHPHLPMVCDPVLRAGGGGRLGKDEVGYAMRERLLPLATIATPNLPEARILAELPEGSADQCAEKLLPFVKHLLITGGHGDEHEVHNRLYSRDGSRHTYTSQRLPGSYHGSGCTLASALAGRLAQGENLASAVKSALDYTWRTLRDAEQLGQGQFVPRRLPLDFCS; encoded by the coding sequence ATGAATATCTACAGCTCTCGCCCCGTTGTCCTCTGTCTCTCCGGCCACGACCCCAGTGGCGGCGCCGGCCTGCAGGCAGATATCGAAGCCCTGCTCGCCCAGGGCTGCCATGCGGCTCCCGCCGTGACCGCGCTGACCGTGCAGGATACGGTCAACGTCAGCGACTTCCGTGTGCTGGATCGCGAGTGGGTGCTGGCCCAGGCCAACGCCGTGCTCAACGATTCCACGGTCGCCGCGGTCAAGCTGGGCATGCTCGGCTCGTTGGAAATGGTCGACACCGTGGTCGAGCTGCTGCAGGCGCACCCGCACCTGCCGATGGTCTGCGACCCGGTCCTGCGCGCCGGCGGCGGCGGACGCCTGGGCAAGGACGAGGTCGGTTATGCCATGCGCGAACGCCTGCTGCCCCTGGCCACCATCGCCACCCCCAACCTTCCGGAGGCACGGATCCTTGCCGAACTGCCCGAAGGCAGCGCGGACCAGTGCGCGGAAAAACTCCTGCCATTCGTCAAGCACCTGCTGATCACCGGTGGCCATGGCGATGAACATGAAGTGCATAATCGCCTGTACAGTCGCGACGGCAGCCGCCACACCTACACCAGCCAGCGTCTGCCGGGCAGCTATCACGGTTCCGGTTGCACCCTGGCCAGCGCCCTGGCCGGCCGCCTGGCCCAGGGCGAAAACCTGGCCAGCGCCGTGAAGTCGGCCCTCGATTACACCTGGCGCACCCTGCGCGACGCCGAACAACTGGGCCAAGGCCAGTTCGTACCGCGTCGCCTGCCGCTGGACTTCTGCTCGTAA
- the thiE gene encoding thiamine phosphate synthase, with the protein MKLRGLYAITDSQLLAGKFLQYVEAALDGGVTLLQYRDKSDDEARRLREAEALQRLCQRYKTQLIINDDAELAARIGVGVHLGQTDGPLTPARALLGRQAIIGSTCHARLELAEQAASEGASYVAFGRFFNSNTKPGAPTASLELLDQARTRLSLPICAIGGITLENAAPLVAHGADLLAVIHGLFGADSAQEVTRRARAFNALF; encoded by the coding sequence ATGAAATTACGTGGCCTGTATGCCATTACCGACAGCCAACTGTTGGCCGGCAAGTTCCTGCAGTACGTGGAAGCAGCACTCGACGGCGGCGTCACCCTCCTGCAGTACCGCGACAAGAGCGACGACGAGGCGCGCCGCCTGCGTGAGGCCGAGGCCCTGCAGCGCTTGTGTCAACGCTACAAGACCCAGCTGATCATCAACGACGACGCCGAACTGGCCGCACGCATCGGCGTCGGCGTGCACCTGGGCCAGACCGACGGCCCACTGACCCCGGCCCGCGCCCTGCTCGGTCGCCAGGCGATCATCGGCTCGACCTGCCATGCCCGGCTGGAGCTGGCCGAGCAGGCCGCCAGCGAAGGCGCCAGTTATGTCGCCTTTGGTCGCTTCTTCAATTCCAACACCAAGCCCGGCGCACCGACGGCCAGCCTGGAACTCCTGGACCAGGCCCGGACCCGGCTGAGCCTGCCGATCTGCGCGATCGGCGGCATCACCCTGGAAAACGCCGCGCCACTGGTGGCCCACGGCGCCGACCTGCTGGCCGTGATCCATGGCCTGTTCGGCGCCGATAGCGCCCAGGAAGTGACCCGCCGCGCTCGTGCCTTCAATGCCCTCTTCTAA
- the hemL gene encoding glutamate-1-semialdehyde 2,1-aminomutase, with protein MSRSETLFANAQKHIPGGVNSPVRAFKSVGGTPLFFKHAEGAYVTDEDDKRYVDYVGSWGPMILGHSHPEVLDAVRKQLEHGLSYGAPTAMETEMADLVCSIVPSMEMVRMVSSGTEATMSAIRLARGYTGRDSIIKFEGCYHGHSDSLLVKAGSGALTQGVPSSAGVPAAFAKHTLTLPFNDIDAVEQMLAEVGQEVACIIVEPVAGNMNCVPPAPGFLEGLRSLCDKHGVVLIFDEVMTGFRVALGGAQAHYGVTPDLSTFGKIIGGGMPVGCFGGKRQIMQHIAPLGPVYQAGTLSGNPLAMAAGLTTLRLISRPGFHAELSDYTSRLLDGLQQRADAAGIPFVTTQAGGMFGLYFSGADDIVTFDDVMDSDANLFKRFFHLMLEGGVYLAPSAFEAGFTSIAHGDTELKLTLDAAERAFAALK; from the coding sequence ATGTCTCGTTCAGAAACCCTGTTTGCCAATGCCCAGAAACACATCCCCGGTGGCGTGAACTCGCCCGTGCGCGCATTCAAGAGCGTGGGTGGCACGCCGCTGTTCTTCAAGCATGCCGAAGGCGCCTACGTCACCGACGAAGACGACAAGCGCTATGTGGACTACGTCGGCTCCTGGGGCCCGATGATCCTCGGCCATAGCCATCCGGAGGTGCTCGACGCCGTGCGCAAGCAGCTGGAGCATGGCCTGTCCTATGGCGCACCCACCGCCATGGAAACCGAAATGGCCGACCTGGTCTGCTCCATCGTGCCGTCCATGGAGATGGTGCGCATGGTCAGCTCCGGCACCGAGGCGACCATGAGCGCGATCCGCCTGGCCCGTGGCTACACCGGCCGCGACAGCATCATCAAGTTCGAAGGCTGCTACCACGGCCACTCCGACAGCCTGCTGGTCAAGGCCGGCTCCGGCGCCCTGACCCAGGGCGTGCCAAGCTCGGCCGGCGTACCGGCGGCCTTCGCCAAACACACCCTGACCCTGCCGTTCAACGACATCGACGCGGTCGAGCAGATGCTCGCCGAAGTGGGCCAGGAAGTAGCGTGCATCATCGTCGAGCCGGTGGCCGGCAACATGAACTGCGTGCCACCGGCCCCGGGCTTTCTCGAAGGCCTGCGCAGCCTGTGCGACAAGCACGGCGTGGTGCTGATTTTCGACGAAGTGATGACCGGTTTTCGCGTCGCCCTCGGCGGCGCCCAGGCGCACTACGGCGTGACCCCGGACCTCTCGACCTTCGGCAAGATCATCGGCGGCGGCATGCCGGTGGGCTGCTTCGGCGGCAAGCGCCAGATCATGCAACACATCGCGCCGCTGGGCCCGGTCTACCAGGCCGGCACCCTGTCGGGCAACCCGCTGGCCATGGCCGCCGGCCTGACCACCCTGCGCCTGATCAGCCGTCCGGGCTTCCACGCCGAGCTGAGCGACTACACCAGCCGCCTGCTCGACGGCCTGCAACAGCGCGCTGATGCCGCCGGCATTCCGTTCGTGACCACGCAGGCTGGCGGCATGTTCGGCCTGTATTTCAGTGGCGCCGACGACATCGTGACCTTCGACGATGTGATGGACAGCGATGCCAACCTGTTCAAGCGCTTCTTCCACCTGATGCTCGAAGGCGGCGTCTACCTGGCGCCAAGCGCATTCGAGGCCGGCTTCACCTCGATCGCCCATGGCGACACCGAGTTGAAACTGACCCTGGACGCAGCCGAACGCGCTTTCGCCGCCCTGAAATAA
- a CDS encoding tetratricopeptide repeat protein — protein MNRTGRALALGCLLLLQPLLAHAQAGGNSLLIPAMGRCTLDTQPQDLSEALAACQKASDEGDAQAQYELGEFYYDGKNTPRDLNQALSYFEKASLQGHAQAQFKLGTMFFHGEGVPANNVQAYIVLKMAAVNGAEDALDTADEVAEHMQRDELEVATQVLGQIFRKYLMELQSADGRSPFSPLP, from the coding sequence ATGAACCGCACCGGCCGCGCCCTTGCACTGGGCTGCCTGTTGCTCCTTCAGCCCCTGCTCGCGCATGCACAAGCAGGCGGCAACTCGTTGTTGATCCCAGCGATGGGTCGCTGCACCCTCGATACTCAGCCACAGGATCTGTCCGAGGCCCTGGCGGCCTGCCAGAAGGCGTCTGACGAAGGGGATGCGCAAGCGCAATACGAGCTGGGCGAGTTCTACTACGACGGTAAAAATACCCCGCGCGATCTCAACCAGGCCCTGAGCTACTTTGAAAAAGCCTCGCTACAGGGCCACGCCCAGGCGCAATTCAAGCTCGGCACCATGTTCTTCCATGGCGAAGGCGTACCGGCCAACAACGTCCAGGCGTATATCGTGCTGAAGATGGCCGCGGTCAACGGCGCCGAAGACGCGCTGGACACCGCCGACGAAGTGGCCGAGCACATGCAGCGCGACGAACTGGAAGTCGCCACCCAGGTACTGGGGCAGATTTTCCGCAAGTACCTGATGGAATTGCAGAGCGCCGACGGCCGCTCGCCTTTCTCGCCACTGCCCTGA
- a CDS encoding DUF1820 family protein, which yields MTKREAPIYKVIFLNQGQVFEMYAKQIYQSDLWGFLEVEEFVFGERTQVVVDPSEEKLKAQFEGVVRSFVPMHSIVRIDEVERLGTPKISEARGVSNVMPFPMPMPDK from the coding sequence ATGACCAAACGTGAAGCCCCTATCTACAAGGTGATTTTCCTCAACCAGGGACAGGTGTTCGAAATGTACGCCAAGCAGATCTACCAGAGCGATCTGTGGGGTTTCCTGGAGGTGGAAGAGTTCGTCTTTGGCGAGCGCACGCAGGTGGTGGTCGATCCGAGCGAAGAGAAGCTCAAGGCTCAGTTCGAGGGCGTGGTGCGCAGCTTCGTGCCGATGCACTCGATCGTGCGCATCGATGAGGTCGAGCGTTTGGGAACACCGAAGATCAGCGAGGCTCGGGGCGTGAGCAATGTCATGCCGTTTCCGATGCCGATGCCTGACAAGTAA
- the miaB gene encoding tRNA (N6-isopentenyl adenosine(37)-C2)-methylthiotransferase MiaB, with protein sequence MAKKLYIETHGCQMNEYDSSRMVDLLGEHQALEVTARAEDADVILLNTCSIRERAQDRVYSQLGRWRELKLANPEMVIAVGGCVASQEGAAIRDRAPYVDVVFGPQTLHRLPEMIDAARISKLPQVDVSFPEIEKFDHLPEPRIDGPSAYVSVMEGCSKYCTFCVVPYTRGEEVSRPFDDVISEIIHLAENGVREVTLLGQNVNGYRGQTHDGRLADLAELIRVVAAVDGIERIRYTTSHPLEFSDSLIQAHAEVPQLVKHLHLPVQSGSDRILAAMKRNHTALEYKSKLRKLRAAVPGICISSDFIVGFPGETEKDFEQTMKLIADVGFDFSYSFVYSQRPGTPAADLADDTPEEVKKERLNALQHRLNQQGFEISRQMVGSIQRILVTDYSKKDPGELQGRTENNRIVNFRCDNPTLIGQFADVHIDSAQPHSLRGSLLQ encoded by the coding sequence ATGGCCAAGAAGCTCTACATAGAAACCCACGGTTGCCAGATGAACGAGTACGACAGCTCGCGCATGGTCGATCTGCTGGGTGAACACCAGGCCCTGGAAGTCACCGCTCGCGCCGAAGACGCGGACGTCATCCTGCTCAACACCTGCTCGATCCGCGAACGGGCCCAGGACCGGGTGTACTCCCAGCTGGGCCGGTGGCGCGAGCTGAAGCTGGCCAATCCGGAGATGGTCATTGCCGTCGGTGGCTGCGTGGCCAGCCAGGAAGGCGCGGCCATCCGTGACCGGGCGCCCTACGTCGACGTGGTATTCGGCCCGCAGACCCTGCACCGCCTGCCGGAAATGATCGATGCCGCGCGCATCAGCAAGCTGCCGCAGGTCGATGTCTCGTTCCCGGAGATCGAAAAATTCGACCACCTGCCGGAGCCGCGCATCGATGGCCCGAGCGCCTATGTCTCGGTGATGGAAGGTTGCAGCAAGTACTGCACCTTCTGCGTGGTGCCTTACACCCGAGGCGAGGAAGTCAGCCGTCCGTTCGACGATGTGATTTCGGAAATCATCCACCTGGCGGAAAACGGCGTGCGCGAAGTCACCCTGCTGGGGCAGAACGTCAATGGCTACCGCGGCCAGACCCACGACGGGCGCCTGGCCGACCTCGCCGAACTGATCCGCGTCGTGGCCGCCGTCGATGGCATCGAGCGCATCCGCTACACCACCTCCCACCCGCTGGAGTTCTCCGACAGCCTGATCCAGGCCCACGCCGAAGTCCCGCAACTGGTGAAACACCTGCACTTGCCGGTGCAGTCCGGCTCCGACCGGATCCTGGCGGCCATGAAGCGCAACCATACGGCGCTGGAGTACAAGTCCAAGCTGCGCAAACTGCGCGCCGCCGTACCGGGGATCTGCATCAGTTCCGACTTTATCGTCGGCTTCCCGGGCGAGACCGAGAAAGACTTCGAACAGACCATGAAGCTGATCGCCGATGTCGGTTTCGACTTCTCCTACTCCTTCGTCTACAGCCAGCGCCCGGGCACCCCGGCCGCCGACCTGGCGGACGACACCCCGGAAGAAGTGAAGAAGGAGCGCCTGAATGCGCTGCAACACCGGCTGAACCAGCAAGGGTTCGAAATCAGCCGACAGATGGTCGGCTCGATCCAGCGCATCCTGGTCACCGATTATTCGAAAAAGGATCCGGGCGAACTGCAGGGGCGTACCGAGAACAACCGTATCGTCAACTTCCGCTGCGATAATCCGACCCTGATCGGCCAGTTCGCCGACGTGCATATCGACTCCGCCCAGCCTCACTCGCTACGCGGATCGTTGCTGCAATAA
- a CDS encoding PhoH family protein, whose translation MNAPIEPHRFILEPFEARRFANLCGQFDEHLRLIEQRLTIEIRNRGNQFELIGEPQHTTSAENLLRRLYRETKGTELSPDMVHLFLQESAVEELNNHPVAEAAVALRTKKGMIRPRGLNQQRYVKEILGNDINFGIGPAGTGKTYLAVACAVDALEREQVRRILLVRPAVEAGEKLGFLPGDLAQKIDPYLRPLYDALYEMLGFEQVAKLIERQVIEIAPLAYMRGRTLNNSFIILDESQNTTVEQMKMFLTRIGFGSTAVITGDITQVDLPKGTKSGLAHVINVLKDVPGISFTHFMPKDVVRHPLVQRIVEAYERFEQRVADESAHSSAEKGNRHDA comes from the coding sequence TTGAACGCACCCATAGAACCTCATCGTTTCATCCTCGAGCCCTTCGAGGCTCGCCGCTTCGCCAATCTGTGCGGGCAATTCGACGAGCACCTGCGCTTGATCGAACAGCGCCTGACCATCGAGATCCGCAATCGCGGCAATCAGTTCGAGCTGATCGGCGAACCCCAGCACACCACTTCCGCGGAAAACCTCCTGCGCCGCCTGTACCGGGAAACCAAAGGTACCGAGCTGTCGCCGGACATGGTGCATCTGTTCCTCCAGGAATCGGCCGTCGAAGAGCTGAACAATCATCCTGTCGCCGAAGCGGCCGTGGCCCTGCGCACCAAGAAAGGCATGATTCGCCCACGCGGCTTGAATCAGCAGCGCTACGTCAAGGAAATCCTCGGCAACGACATCAATTTCGGCATCGGCCCGGCCGGTACCGGCAAGACCTACCTGGCCGTAGCCTGCGCGGTAGATGCCCTGGAGCGCGAGCAGGTTCGACGCATCCTGCTGGTGCGACCGGCGGTCGAAGCCGGCGAAAAGCTCGGTTTCCTGCCGGGCGACCTGGCCCAGAAGATCGACCCGTACCTGCGCCCGCTGTATGACGCGCTGTATGAAATGCTCGGCTTCGAGCAGGTGGCCAAGCTGATCGAACGTCAGGTCATCGAGATTGCACCGCTGGCGTACATGCGCGGCCGTACGCTGAACAACAGCTTCATCATCCTCGACGAAAGCCAGAACACCACCGTCGAGCAGATGAAGATGTTCCTGACCCGGATCGGCTTCGGCTCCACCGCCGTGATCACGGGCGATATCACCCAGGTCGACTTGCCCAAGGGCACCAAGTCCGGCCTGGCCCACGTGATCAACGTGCTCAAGGACGTCCCGGGCATCAGCTTCACTCACTTCATGCCCAAGGACGTGGTGCGCCATCCGCTGGTGCAACGCATCGTCGAGGCCTACGAGCGCTTCGAGCAGCGCGTGGCCGACGAGTCCGCCCATTCCTCTGCGGAAAAGGGCAATCGCCACGATGCTTGA